The nucleotide sequence TAGCCAGAGAGCTACGTCATTTGATTCGAGTCTACACCGATGGTTCCGTGGAACGCATTGTAGACTCGCCCTACTTGCCACCATCACCAAACCCAGATCCAGCAACTGGTGTCTCGTCAAAGGACATAATCATCTCTGAAAACCCCAAACTCTCTGCTCGTCTCTACCTCCCAAAAATCCAACACCACCACCAAAAACTCCCAATCTTGGTCCACTTCCATGGCGGTGCATTTTGCCTTGGATCCGCCTTCTCGTATTTTGAAGATCGTAAGACCAGTCTTTTAGTCTCTCAAGCCAAAGTAGTTGCGGTCTCCGTTGAGTACAGGCTAGCCCCAGAGGACCCTCTCCCTGCAGCATATGAGGATGGTTGGGCCACTCTCAATTGGGTTGCGGCTCACTTCAAAGCCCAGAATGAACCCAATAGGGATCCATGGCTTTTGAATTATGGTGATTTTGACAGGCTTTACATTTCAGGTGAGAGTTCTGGTGGTAATATAGTTCATAATATCGCTATGAGAGCGGGATCTGAGAATTTGGAAGGAAATGTGAAGATCCTGGGTGCTTTTATTTCTCATTCATATTTCTGGGGCTCAAAACCAATTGGGTCAGAAAATGATCGCCGCGATAACCCCAAATTGTATTTGACTTTGGACTCCAAAACAATTGGGACCGAACCTGGTGTTGATCATGATAAGACCTTCCCAGCATTGGTTTGGGACTTTGTGTACCCATCAGCACCCGGAGGTCTTGACAATCCGATGCTCAATCCCGAGGGTCCCGGGGCACCGAGCCTGGCGAGGCTTGGGTGTTCGAGGTTGCTGATTTGTGTTGCTGGGGAAGATGAACTGAGAGACAGAGGTGTTCGGTACTATGAATCGGTGAAAGAGAGCGGTTGGAAAGGTGAATTGGAGCTCCATGAAGATGAGGGCGAGGGTCATGGATTTTATGCTATAAATCTTGAGTCTGTGAATGCCAAGAACATGTTCAAACGCTGGTCTTCTTTTCTCGAGTGATCAGTGTTAAGGGACGGTATGAGAACGGCACTTCATGGAACATGTTACAGCAAAActaacgttttttttttttccaataataaATGTTGTTTATTTAAGGTAGAAGTAACGATTTGGCCATGTACTTTCAAAAATGGGCCAACTAAGCCCCTGTACTTATTTTCGTATCAAAGAAGCCCTTCAATTTTGTATTTTGACTTCCACAGTCAATGACCCTTGACATAGATGTTCCAGGCtgcaaaataaacaaagaaatttaTGTTATTTCATTATTAAAGTTACAGATGCATACTTTATACGTGAATTGATGGTTGAACACTTACATTTAAAATTGATCGACCGGTTTCAGGATTGATATAGAGTCCAAGTCCAATTAGCAATGTtcttttctttggttttgtCTTAGGCCTGCACTCTTTGTTAAAAGGGCTAATGTACCTGTCTTTTGTGGTTGTCATTGAGCTGATGGATTGCCCATCGATTATTTGACCTGCAACAAAATTTGCAACTGCACTTGCTGGCACAAAATTACTGGCACTTCCTTGATGCACAATCTTGCTGGCAGTAGCCCTTGTAAGAGCTGCATTTGAGCCAAATGCAGCCTGACTTGGTGTATGTGCCGCAGTTAGGTCACTGACTTGGCTACTTGAAGTACTCCTACCTGGACATGTCTTGCTTCTTGCATTATGGCCCTTACCACCACACACATGACAAATTCTTCATGCTACCATCACTACTAGCATTGGGGAAAAAGACTTCATGCGTTGAAATTTTCGTTGCCCTTCTAATAGCTCTGGCTTTTTTCACCATTTCAATCCCTAcacaacaaaaaatcaaaatctccACTCAAATAAAATAACTTGAGAAAACTACCAAAAATAAGAAGCAAATGCAAAGGTATCAACAAGCACAGCTTAGCCGTAAATCTGTAATTAGTGCCTGAAAACTCCCTTGACGTGCCAGCTCTATGTTTTGCCTAAGTCAAGAGTGTTGTAGGGGGATGATaaatacccgccacacgggatgggggcccaagtctagcatcacaagtttgggtctaactctctattgaaaactcaggttgacaataagaggtttgtcctcccttataagctagactccaaacccaccatcttccaatgtgagattctcatcaatcctccccccttaGGAGTATGCACGTCCTCATGCATGGCCCTGACTGTACCATTTCGGCATACGGCtcacttaccgccccaagcctACGGCtcacttaccgccccaagccttgcgagctagggtcacatagccttgccaaGTCCAGTGGATTTAAGGTTTTCACAGTTACTTTTAAcggcctttttctttctctcttctttctcttttttttaacggtctttttctcttttccaacccgcccacaatggacacgacccactgtctgctaacccaattccacaaaggaatgggctctgggATAGGCCCGCCTACGATAGTGCCAGCCCACACATAGCCTACACGTAGGCGCGTgcgctctcaatgaaagcaccaatgataaaTACCCGCCACaagggatgggggcccaagtctagcatcacaagtttgggcctaactctctattgaaaacccaggttgacaataagaggtttgtcctcccttataagctagactccaaatccaccatcttccgatgtgggattctcatcaggGGACTCTTTATGCTCATATCCATTTGCCTCTCCCACTCTTACAAAATGGTAAAATCAGAGGTGGATGCTTTTCAACAGATATATGATTCAATTTTTTAGTGGAAATTAAATTCAATACGACCAATAGAGGATAATTTTTAGGACAAATGATAACAAGCCCACCCATAATTCAACTCAAAATTCTGTTTATTGTGCACGAATATCAgttcaaaaaaattaacaaatatgCAGTTCGAGTGGCAGAGAGGAGGTCCTCGTTCACAAAGGGGCAAGTTCAAATCTAGCCAAGAGCACCACCAAAataattttcattgaaaaataaaggcaaaaaaaaaagatcaatctttgaaaatcaaaacccaaaatcaacaaaaaatgaaatccCCGAAATCCCTAAAATTAGGGTTCATATTTCTCGATTTTGAATGGGTCTCCAAAATCGAAACTCATTAAGTGAAATCTAAGCAAGAAGAAGCATGAAAAGATAGCTTAATGGAAGATATCATTCAAACCCATCATCGTATTTCAAAGCAAGATCGAAATTCGAAACACAAAAGTGAGAGATGAGAGAAGAATCGTACCTGGAATAGTGAGAGTTGAGACCTTTGCAACTGGTTGACCGAAGAAGAACGAAGAATAACGAAGAAGAACGAAGAAGAGGAATGGCGCAGTCTGTGTTTCTAGGGTTCTTGTACGTGCACATGTCTTTGTTTGTTTCTAATTTTGTAAAAAAGGTTTAATTTTAcagctattttttatttttacttaacCTAAAGCCATGTCAGCTAATTATATCCATGTCAGCACGTTTTATGCCATGTCAGCACGTTTTAACGGAAAATGGGACAGAAGGGCTAACGTGGTCCACCGTCCAAAGTAGGAGGgttttgatgagtatcccacatcgaaaaaatagagctaccaactctagtttataaggatccaaggcaccctcacctagtaagccggttttctggatTGTAGTTCTActttgggccttatgggccgatgtgggtattcatcattggtgctttcattgagagagtcgcgtttgcggagagggctgccgtccgggaaaggactgccgtctgaagggcgagcggagCCGCCAGGCTAGCGTAGCCGCTGTGGACGTcggctgtccaaggggggtggtttgatgagtatcccacatcgaaaaaatagggctaccaactctagtttataaggatccaagacaccctcacctagtaagccggttttctgggttgtagttctaccttgggccttatgggccggtgtgggtattcatcagGTTTCTTTGACACGAAACTAAGTACAAAGACTTAGTTGGCCCATTTTCAAGTTGACCCATTTTCAAAAGTACAGGGTCAAATCATTACTTCTCCCTTTATTTAAAAAATCTTTAATTCTCTGGTTTGGTTTTTGTAGCTATTTAAATATCAGAAGAATGGCTTGTGGCATTAAATACTTTGTGGCTTAATGACTTAATCCTTCTAATTAGAAGAACAGCACATAAATGCGAAAATCATGGAATTATTGGAAGGTGTTTAGATTAAAACAGATATTGGGGTGATATCTTAGTTGAAGAATATCGTTCGggtcaaatcgtatggactcggaaagtttgaagtttgattcCCACTACTATGAATAATACCTTATAATTGagttttgacctaatttatcACGTCATCCCATGACATATCATGTTGTCAAGAGGAGAAACTTACTTTGGATTCCCAAAAGACAAGCTTGTATGggtcgttaaaaaaaaaaaagaacacgaCGTAATGGGAAAATCAAGGATTTATTATCAGTCAGgagtctgattttttttttattagctaAAATGGAAGGGAAGACTACTTGAGGAATGAAGTCAAGCGTTTGATCATGTTCTTGGCATTGGTAGACTCAGTATCAAACATGTAAAAACAATGACCTTCTCCCTTCACTTCATACAACTCCAATTCACCACTCCAACCACTCTCCTTCACCAAATCATGGTACCGAGCACCTCTGTCTCTCAAAAAGTCCTTCTCAGCGAGACAAACCAGTAACCTTGAACACCCGAGCTTTGCCAAGCTCGGAGCGCCAGGACCCTCTGGATTGATCATCGGGTTATCAAGACCTCCAGGAGCCGATGGGTATACAAAGTTCCATACCAATGATGACAGGGCCTTGTCATGATCAACGATAGATTCTGAGCCGATCGGTTTTGAGCCCCAAAAGTAACCATGCCCAAGATAAGCGCCCAAGATTTTGGCGTTCGCTTCCAGATTCTCAAATCCTGCTCTCATGGCCATGTTATGAGCTATGTTACCACCAGCACTGTCACCTCCAATGTAAATTCTGTCAAAATCAACATAATCCAACAACCATGCATCTCTGTGGGGTTCGTTTTGGGCTTTGGAGTGAGATGCAACCCAATTGAGAGCAGTCCAACAGTCTTCATATGCTGCAGGGAGAAGGTCCTCCGGGGCTAGCCTGTACTCGACAGAGACTGCAACAACAGGGGCCTGAGAGACTAGAAGACTGATGAAACGATCTTCACCAGATGAAAAGGCAGATCCAATGCAAAATCCGCCTCCATGAAAGTGGATCAAGATCGGGAGTTTTTGGTCCTGTTTTTGCAGTTTTGGGAGGTATAGACGAGCAGAGATTTTGGGGTTTTCAGAGATGATTATGTCTTTCGATGACACACCAGTTTCTGGATCTGGGTTTGGTGATGGTGGCACGTACGGCGAGCCAAAGAGACGTTCCACAGAGCCGTCAGTGTAGACCCGAACAAGATTGGGTAGTTCTTCGGCCACTTCTTTGGCTGGGGATGCCATTTTGAACACCagttttctgtttgtttctccAGAAACTGAAGAAGACGACTCGTTCCTGTAAAATTCGGCAATTCAGGAACACTTAAATAAACAATTTCCGGCCGGCACCATGGTAAGTTTTGTCTGATTGCCCCAATTTTCTTCCTTCCGACCATTTCATTAAATAAACAATTTTGCCTAATAATGcatgattaaaaaaatgatggCCGTCTTAGTTTGTGAAGATCAAGACAAACCTGTCCACAACCTTTCTATCAAATGACGTGAGATTGATGTCCATactttctattttctttatgACTTTATCTAAagaacttttaagagcaatcatTTCTCCCTAGATTCTTACTTCATTAAAACATGTTACAAATTCAGGATTATGATTCCAAGCTGTGATCTAATGTTTTCCATTTCAGGAGTGATCAAGATAgttggaaaataaattttcttaaTTGAGAGATTCAAGTTCAATTCTCTATATTAAAACCAAGGTTGGAAGTGATTTAAGTGCAAAATCGGACCGACCTATCGACTGCTCGACAATCAACTGTTTGATTCCGTAGGCGTCTCAATTGATTAGAATAGGGATCAGAAAGTGTCTCAGTTGATTAGAATAGAGATAAGAAAGTTGTTGTTCTATTTATGACTTTCTACACATGTAGAAAACGTGAGTTATGGGGTTTCCAAATGCTCAAGTTATATTGGTAGATAATTGGACCAGTGAGACAGATCGATACTTGAAGCTCTCTCTAGCTAATaatcaaaaagtcaaaagcaaaAAGAGAGATTTATGTGAGTGAAGATCatcttttatataaattttgaaatatgAATCTCTCCTGATTGTGGACGAGATTTCTGGAGGTAAATCCTCTAATGATCTATGGATCTTCTTGAGATTTCTACAAATCTTCTTCCCAATCGATGATGGATGCTTCTCGATAGTATGAGGTGTTTTGGTCACTTGGGGTTCTCAAGGTCATACTTTTCAAGCAATATCGGTCGAGGTGACATTTGAGTCTGTCGAGATGCTCTCCCCAACTTGATTTATATCCTTCATATTATATGATGACATGTGTCAACATTTCATTGGAGAATGATATTTTGGTATCAACAAGACTAGGTCTTATTGCTCGAGTTGGGGAGGAAGAGACTGCATCAATTTTGGCATTTTCAGAGATGGTTACGGCCTTCAATGTCACATCAATGACTAGATATGGGTTGGCGGCATGCATGGTGATTCCCTGGAAGCTCCAATGATCCATACGTGTATAGACGAATATAAGTAGGGATGATCTCCTTTTACCACTCCTTTGGTTGTAGATAAGTAATGACAGGAATCTCAACAATTAATATCCCAATTAATATCCTATCTGTTGAGGCAACAAAGACGCAATTTAATAGAGATTTAGGTGGGGCCCAAGAGTTCTTTCATAGCGAATTCAAAGGGTCCTAGTTTTCTATTggaaaaaacattttaaaaaaaaaaacagaatagaGACGATGTAAGAAAGCTGGAATGTATCTTTACAGCTACAAAACGCCTCTCTTTCCTTCCCAGCACATCATGACCAATCTGcaattgatctttttttttatcccttACTCTGACAAAACTATTCACGACTGCTTTGCTGTCACTACATCACAATTACTGGGCATTTAAGACAACTAGCCTTCGCATATTGCTTTCACAATTCATATAAGGCCATCAAGCTTTGGAAGGCTTGACGCTTCATTCCCAGTCCTATTTTCCAACCCTTTCTCCACTACACTTCAAAAATAGGGACAAATCCGTCACTTTCTCAAGTAAAATTGTACAAATAAGGTACCTCTGTATTGTTGAATTAAACTCCTACAATAACGTCAATATACcaataaaatcaaatacaagATCAGCGGTAACCCAGCTTAGTAGAACAGTTTagatacaaaaaaataaaactaataatgAGTCAAGTAGCCATTCTGGTATCTAAAACAATGGAATGAAAAAACAACTTACAGCTCGCGTACATCATAACTCCAGCACCAGAACTGATAATGAGCCCTGCTGCAACCAATCTATGAGAACCTTCAAATGGCTCAAGAACAACTAGATCTACCATTTTCTGTACAATGGTTCTAGTAAGAGATCAAGAATCAATGCAAGAGTTCTACAACCGCAAGGTGTAGGAATTAGGTTTAGTTAGTGCTTTGGCAAAGTAATCACGAATCTCTGGTAAGATACGCTGGATCAGATTGGAGTGCCTGAAAAATTTTCAACAGAAATTGATGAGTTTTCAAAAGTTTACAAGTCAAATCTATTGTTCACGAGATAAAAATAAACATCATATCTAACCATAAACGTAGCAAGTTCCCAAAATTGGGAGGCTAAAACATTAAGCAAAATAccaaacaaaatcaattccAAACAATGTGAAGAAATCCGATGATCTGAAACGTTTCCATTTTGATGTTCATGTTGAGTTAGCATTTTAGCTAATTTGGTAATATCCAAGTAGCTCCGATAACAATATacattttcattgtttcctgAAATAATGTAATGAATAAAACCAGCCTAATGAGTTAAGGACACATCTGGCAATGGCTTAAGGGAACTGAAATTAGTGGTGTAACAGTTCGCAAAGTATCTTTGGTAGTAATGGTGGAGAACTCAATGGGAAGAATTACATGTAAGCATGTGGCCTAATGATAGACTTGCAAGGGTGCAATCCACATGTTCAATTATTGAAAACAggctctccacatattatgtggacgTAAGGAATGCATACATCCTATATGTCCTCGACCCCACCCACTACGAGAGTCTGGTGCATagaagttgtttacctttttacctTCAATGGGTAGAATTTTTACCCAAAGAAGGGGATCTTGACCTAAGAGGCGATGGATTTAATAGAAAAGcaaatcttaaaaaaaataactagGAGGTGAAAGACAGAACGAAGTCTTTCTTAGCGACAGCACAATAATGGAAATCCTTTGAAGGACCCAGCACAATAAAGGGCAATCTACCATAAAGAGAAAAACACATGCATACCTATATATTGATACAGCGTAACTTTATTTATACCACTAGCAGTGCATTTGGCTAACACATCAAATGTTAACTTAGAAAGCCACCTAAGGGCATACATCTATCAGCTTCAAACATTCAACAGCACATACCattcacaaaaacaagcaacctaACAATACTGCAAAGCAGCAAATGCCATACACAAGTATACATTTGTCTCAAAAAGGTCCTTAAACTTCTCCGCCACCAATCTACTAAAGATTTTTCAGATCTAGCGCATTTGGACAATCTACCTTAGCAGTTACCATATCGAGcaacttccaagttccaacatgTATCAAGTTCGCTCCATCCTCTTATGGTGCAATATaaccaaaaaaacatgaaagtaGTTCTCAGAATAGTACGGACAAAACTAGTTAGAGGGAGCACATACCCAGGCCTCTGACTCAGTTTATAAAACTGTTCGAGGATAAACAAAATACATGTGTTCCTCAGTGACATTGCGTGGAAGGCTTCTGAGAGTTCATACATGCTTGCAACATTTTCCAGTGATATATCCTGAAgtgaaaaaaagtgaaaaataacAGTCATCAGACATCGACTCTTTGAAATACAAGCAGCAGATGAACTAGGCTGCACACAGCTCACCTGTGCAATGGTATATTCACAAAGTCGCTTCAGTCCCTCCA is from Tripterygium wilfordii isolate XIE 37 chromosome 14, ASM1340144v1, whole genome shotgun sequence and encodes:
- the LOC120014995 gene encoding 2-hydroxyisoflavanone dehydratase-like, which encodes MASPAKEVAEELPNLVRVYTDGSVERLFGSPYVPPSPNPDPETGVSSKDIIISENPKISARLYLPKLQKQDQKLPILIHFHGGGFCIGSAFSSGEDRFISLLVSQAPVVAVSVEYRLAPEDLLPAAYEDCWTALNWVASHSKAQNEPHRDAWLLDYVDFDRIYIGGDSAGGNIAHNMAMRAGFENLEANAKILGAYLGHGYFWGSKPIGSESIVDHDKALSSLVWNFVYPSAPGGLDNPMINPEGPGAPSLAKLGCSRLLVCLAEKDFLRDRGARYHDLVKESGWSGELELYEVKGEGHCFYMFDTESTNAKNMIKRLTSFLK
- the LOC120015513 gene encoding 2-hydroxyisoflavanone dehydratase-like, whose translation is MVYTWLSLDGVQNISLKAFKTTQLHYRHFTCSEIFLSSSPVPMASPAKVVARELRHLIRVYTDGSVERIVDSPYLPPSPNPDPATGVSSKDIIISENPKLSARLYLPKIQHHHQKLPILVHFHGGAFCLGSAFSYFEDRKTSLLVSQAKVVAVSVEYRLAPEDPLPAAYEDGWATLNWVAAHFKAQNEPNRDPWLLNYGDFDRLYISGESSGGNIVHNIAMRAGSENLEGNVKILGAFISHSYFWGSKPIGSENDRRDNPKLYLTLDSKTIGTEPGVDHDKTFPALVWDFVYPSAPGGLDNPMLNPEGPGAPSLARLGCSRLLICVAGEDELRDRGVRYYESVKESGWKGELELHEDEGEGHGFYAINLESVNAKNMFKRWSSFLE